The Burkholderia mayonis DNA window GGCCTTGCTGAAATAGCTGATCGGCGTGTCGTTCAGGAAGCCCAGGTTGTTCTGCGCGTGCGCGGCAAACGCGGCCGCCGCGCACACGGCGCCCGCCAGCACGCGCGACAGGATCGAGACACGGGCTCGCATCGTCATGTTGTTCTCCTTTGGAAACGATCGAATGTCCGGCGCGCGGCTTCGCTCGCGCGCCGGAAGAGCGCTCAAGGATAACTGCAACGAACCGTATTTGAAACCGATCCGGCAGCGCCGCGCCGCTTCGTCAGAGCTTTGCCGCCCGGATTCGGCGGCGAATTCGCGGCAGGCGGCGGGCAATGCGCGGCAATCGGCCGCGCCGCTGCCCGCCTCCGTCGCGACGCCTTCTCGGCGTTCAGTACTGCAGCCCGAAGCCGCGCGGATAACGCAGCGGCCCCGTCGAGCCATCCGCGTTCAGCGCATGGATCGCGACCGGCAGCCTGCCGACCGGCCGCTCGACGCCCAGCATCGCGTCGACGACGGCGGGCAGCGACGGGCCGCGCAGCCCGCCTTCGTAGCCGTAGTACGCGTACGTCGCGAGCGTCGCGTCCGCGACGTCGTCGTAGCTGATCACGTCGTATGGCGCGCGCATCGTCACGTGGATCACCGTCTTGCGCCGCGCCTTCGCGTAATCCATCGCGTCGCGCATCTGCTGCGCCTCGCTTCGCACGGCGACGGCCAGCACGCTCCTGCGCGCGCCCGCGTCCAGGTTCGCGCCCGCAGCCGCGTCCGCGTTCTCGACGTGATCGAAGATCACCGAGCCTTCTTCCTGCCCGTTCGCGGGCGCCGTCTGCCGCATCAGCGCGGCCGCGGGCGGCGCGACGCGCGCGTTCGGATCGCCGTTGTGCTCGACGGGCGTGACGCCCGTCGACAGCGTGCCGACGATCACGATGTCCGCCGCATCGATCGCCTGCTGCTGCTCGGCCCACGTGATCGCGCTCAGCTTCGCGCCCGTCACGAGCGGATGGCCGAGCTCGGCGAAGCGGCGCCGCATCGCCTCCGCCTGCTCGCCCCACGGCGTCAGGATGAAGATTCGCCGGCCCTGCGCCTGCAGCGGCAGCGTGCCGTTCTCGTTGCGCAGCAGCGTGATCGATTTCTGCGCGATGTCGCGCTCGACCGCGCGATGCGCGGGCCCGCCGATCGACGCGAGCTCGTCGACCGGCCTGCCGCGGTCCGCCGCGGTGATGCCGTTGCGCAGCTTCATCAGCACGATCCGGCGCACCGAGCGATCGAACTCGGCGCGATCGATCCGGCCGGACTCGACCGCCGCCGCGACGCGATCGACGAGCGCCGTCAGGCGGCCCGCGTTCGCCGCCGTGCGAAACTCGACGGGCATCAGCGCGATGTCGACATCCGCCTGGAACACCTTGACGACCGCATCGTCTTCTTCGAAGAAATCGGCGATGCCCTTCATGTCGAGCGCATCGGTGATCGTCACGCCCCGGTAGCCGAACTCGCCGCGCAGGATGTCGTGCTGGATGCGCCGCGACATCGTCGCGGGCGCGATCATCGGCTCGCCCGTGCGGGTCGTCACGCGCGTGTCGTCGAGCGACGGATACTGGATGTGCGCGGTCATGATCATGTCGGGCGCCTCGCCCGCGTCGATCGCCTGCCGGTACGGCGCGAGATCGATCGCGTATGCGTCGGCGCGCGACTTGATCACGACGGGCAGTCCGTAGTGCGAATCGGTATCGGTATCGCCGTGCCCGGGAAAATGCTTGAACGTGCCGATCACGCGCTCGCTCTTCATCCCCTGCGCCATGCGCCGGCCGAGCTGGCTGATCGTCGCCGGGTCGTCGCCGAACGAGCGCACGTTGATGACGGGATTGAGCGGATTGCTGTTGACGTCGACGTCCGGCGCGAAGTTCACGTTGAAGCCGACCGCCGCGATTTCCGCCGCGAGCACGCGGCCCATGTCGTAGGCGAGCCGATCGTTCTTCGTTGCCTCGTAGGCCGCGCCGAGCGCCATGTTGCCGGCGAACGCCGTCGCCTCGACGCGCGGCAGGCGGAACACGTTGCCGCCCTCCTCGTCGATGCCGATCAGCAGGCCAACCGGGCTGTCGGCCGCGGGCGCCGCCTTGATCCCGTCGATCAGCCGGCGCGTCTGCTCGATGCCCGTCAGATTGTTCGAGAACAGGATCACGCCGCCGATGCCGTTCTCGCGCAGCGCGTCGCGCGCGGCGTCGGGGAATGCGGTCATGCCGGTCGTGCAGGTCGGCTGCCCGTCTGGGCACCAGTACCGGAACGCCATCATGATCTTCTGGCCGACCTTCTGCCGGATCGACATCCGCTCGACGATCGCGTCCGCGCGCGACTCGATCGTCGCATCGTCGTCGCCCGACGAACAGGCGCCGAGCGCTGCCGTCACCGCCAGCGCGACGGGGAAATGAACCAAGCTTTTCTTGCGCATTTTCACCGAATCCTTGCCGCGTGAATGCCCGCGGCATTTACGCCATTCCATTCGTCATCCGGCATCCCTATCGGCTTTCGGTTCATCGGTACTCCGGAACTTCATGCATATTCATTCACTCTGAATGCGAATTCATCAAGCCAATGATCGATATGCGACTTCTGCCGCGAACATTCTCGCCGATTCGGCAGTGCGCGCAGCATAGCACGGTGCTTTTCGTGCTGCTTTCGGTTTTCGGCGCAACGAGTGCATTTGCCGATATCAGCCGAATCACGGCCGCGCAATGCGCGAATATGCATGTCGAACGCGTAATAAACGAGCATTCGCCGGTTCAATGCGAGCGATTGAAAAACGTGTCGTTCGATTACGTTAATTTCGACGGCCAAACGCAAAAAGGCGAAGTCGTCGTGCTCGATGCGCTCGCCGAACGCGTGCAGACGATCTTCGACACGTTATACCGAATGCGCTTCCCGTTGAACCGGGCGGTGCCGATCGAGCGCTACCGCGGTGACGACGAAGCGTCGATGAACGACAACAACACGTCGGCGTTCAACTCGCGGCAGAAAACAGGCCGCGACGAATGGTCGGTGCACGCGTACGGCGTCGCGATCGACGTCAATCCGCATCAGAACCCGTACGTGTCGTTCGGCGGCGACGGCAGCGCGCGCGTGCTGCCGTCGTCGGCCGCGAAGACGTCGATGAACCGGCTCGACGAGCGGCCGGACAAGCCTGTGCGGCCGGGCATGGCCGAGCGCGTCGTCGGTGTGTTCGCGAGCAACGGCTTCCTGCGCTGGGGCGGCTATTGGGACGATCCGATCGATTATCAGCACTTCGAAGTGGGCTCGCGCGCGCTCGTCGCGCGGATGGTCGATGCGTCGCCCGACGATGCGCGCCGGATGTTCGAGCAGTATGTCGCGTCGTACGCGGACTGCATCGCGCGCGCATCGCACGCGAGCCACGCGGCGGCGCGCGCCGCATGCGTGGCCGACGCGCTGCGCGAATGACGCGATGCGGCCGCGCCTGGCGCGCCCACAGCGTGGCGACGCGCTGACGGCCGAACGCCCACGTCGCCGTGAAGCTTGGCGAAGGGCATCGCGCGCGTTCGTTCGCCACCGAAGCGGTGCATGGCGTCGAGCGCCCAGTCGGCGCGGCTTTTAGCCGCATGGAATCGTTCGCCGATCGCGCGAAAAACAACGACGCGACACATTCGAGAACCTTTTCAAGTTGCGCTCGCCCCCGAGCCCGACTCGTCCATGCGCGCCGATACGGCTTGCGCGATTTCCGCCAACCATCGGCTTCGCCCGCCAACCCGAGATGCACAATTTCCGCCATCCGCTCCATAAATTCGGAGGGCCGTTTCAACACATATCAACTAATTTAAATCCATATTGTTATCGGATCACCATCGGCCATGAAAAGAGAAGTCGACGAAACGCGAGTCGGCAACGTATTAGCCGGCTGGAATCATCTGGCGGGGATCGGCCCCCTTCAAATTTCAAATGCCCTAGGATCCCGAATACAAACGTGCTCGGGCGAATGGCGCGACGATTACATCATGGGCTGGGGCTCGTGCTTTCTGGGCCATGACAGCCCCGTCATCCGGGAATCCGTCACTCGCGCCATGTCGCGCGGCTTCCTGCAGCAATATGAGACCGAGCGTCATCAACTTCTGAGCGAACGCTTTTGCGCCGCGGTTCCGTGCGCGGAAAAGTTGCGCCTCGTCAATTCCGGCCTGGAAGCCACCATGTATGCGACGCGGATCGCGCGCGCCGTCACCGGCAAGCGATTGATCTTGAAGTTTGAGGGGCACTTCCACGGTCTAAACGACACGCTCGCCTGGAACATCGACTCGTCCCCGCGAAGCGCAGCGATGCTGGAGAACGGCGAACTCGAACGCGTCGCGGGCACCGTCGGCATTCCCGGCGAACTCGGTCAATTGACCGTTCCGTTGCCGTGGAACGATCTGAATGCGGCTCGAAACGCGTTCGAACGTTACTCGGGCGACGTCGCGGGCGTCATCCTGGAGCCAATCGCGCTGAACATCGGCTGCATCAGGCCCGACGACGGTTTCCTCGAAGGCCTGCGCGCGCTTGCGACGAAGCACGAAGCGTTGCTGATCTTCGATGAGGTCCTGACGGGCTTTCGATCCAATCTCGGCGGCGCTCAGCAAGCGCTCGGCGTCACTCCCGACATCGCGACATACGGCAAGGCATTCGGCTGCGGCATGCCGATTGCGGGAATCGCGGGCAAGGCTGAATATATGGACGTCATCGCACCGAGAGGCCCCGTGCAGATCAGCGGCACGAATACCGGACGCTATCTGGCGGTTTCCGCCGCACTGTCGGTTCTCGAACATCTCGCGGACGGGACCATCTATCGATATGTCGCGGCTTTGGAAAACCGGCTCGAAAGCGGCCTGAGAGAAGTGTTCGACCGGCACGGCATCCCATGCCACATCGACGGATATGGCGGCCGGATCGGCGTTCACATCGGCGCGTCGGAACGTCCGCGCACGATGAGAGACATCGAGCGCACCTACCCTGTAGCGTTTGCGCACGAACTGTTCCGCCGATTGTCGACCGAGTACAGGCTATACGGATTTTTAATGCCTCTGAGCTATTGCCCGGAGCCGGTGACGCTTTCCGCCGCGCACACGCCGCAGATGATCGACGACGCGTGCGAACGACTGGATCGCGCACTCGACGAACTGGAATATCATGCCAACTGAAAAAGAGAGCACCATTCTCGTTCGGCGCCTCGAAGCCGCCGACATCCAGGCGGTTCTCCGATTGGTTTCACAAATCGACTCGCCGGACGACCTGACTCGCTCCGCGAACCTCCAATTCATCCGCGAATTGGAATGCCCCGGCGACGAAGAAGCGCGGTTCGTCGCCACTCATGAAGGCCGCATCGTGGGAACGATGGGCTGCGGCCCTGGGCCGATCCCTTCGAAGCACGTACTGTGGGCGGATTGGTTGATCGTCGATCGCGACTATCGCCGGCGCGACATCGCGTCGCTGCTCTATGCGGAAATCGAGGCTTTCGCACGAAGTCTCGAAAAAAACCATATGTGCCTCGACATCGGCAACATCGATCGCGAACGCGCCGCCTACGTCTTTCATCTGCGCAACGGATTCCAAATAGTCGGACAGATTCCCGATTATTGGGGAAAATTCGAGCATCTCAACATCATGGCGAAATGTCTCATTTCTCAGAATCGACACTGATATGACCGTTCTACAGAGAATCACCGAATTGCAGGGCCTCGCCCGCAGCTATCGGGCGGATGGTCTCATCGTAGGGCTGTGTCACGGCTGTTTCGATATCGTTCATCTCGGGCACATCCACCATCTGCAGCAAGCCAGCGCGCTCGTGGATCGCTTGTTCGTATCGGTCACCGCCGACGAGCACGTCAATAAGGGACCCAATCGGCCGATATTTCCGGCCCGTGTTCGCGCGGAATTCATCGCGTCGATCCGATATTGCGATCACGCCATCGTCAATCATTCGCCGACCGCCGAATCCGTCATTTCGAAGCTCCGGCCCGACGTGTTCTTCAAGGGCGCCGACTACCGGTCGAGCTCCGATCCGAGAATAAACGTGGAGCGCGCGCTCGTCGAAAACAACGGCGGTCGCATGGTCCTGACCGACGACGCGATCATGGATTCGACGTCGCGAATTGCGCATATCATCCTGTCCGAAAGCGCGTGACTCATCGGAGCGTGGAATGCCGACTCTTCTATTGCTCGATCTCGACGGAACGCTCGTCGATACCCCGCACTACGAAGCCTGGCGCAACGCCGCGCGCCGCATCGGGGCCGAAGAGCTCACCTACCCGGAATATGTCACGCACATAGCGGGACACCCGCGCGTGGACGGCGCCGCTCGCCTTCTCCTCCTCAAGAAAGGTCGCGCGCGCGCCAATCCGCGCGCTGCGGCCGACAGCGGCGCGCTCGCAAAAATCAAGCAGCGCGAATTTCTTCGGCTCGCCGCTCATACCCGGCTTTTCGACGACGCGCTGAGATTGCTCGAAAGAATCGAAGCGGCGAAGCAACGCGTTCTCTTCTACACGGCGTCGCGCAACGCGCCCGGCCTGTTCGACGCCGCGCTGCGCAGGGCGGGTAAACTGTTCGATCCGCACGCGATCGTGCAGCAGCGGCGGGATCAGACAAAAGAAGCGCTGTTCCTGCGCCTCATCGGCAAGCATGCGCCGGACTCGGTCACGCTCGTCGACGACGCGCCGCATGCCGTCGATGCGGCATGCGGCCTCGGCATCCGGGCCTGCCAGATCCGCCGTCACGCCTTCGAGCCGGCGGCGGCCGATCCGCGCGTCACCATTCTTCCGACGCTCGACGCCCTCGCCGTACCCATCAACGGCTTCGCAAGGACGTGACATGACCGAACCCACATTTGTGCTCGTGACGGGCGGCGCGGGATATATCGGATCGCGGCTGGTGCCGAGGTTGCTCGCCGCCGGCCACCGTGTCAGAGTGCTCGATGCGCAGTTTTTCTCGAACGGGCTCGAGCAGCTTGGCCGTCATCCCCGTCTCGACGCGATCAAAGGGGACATCCGCGACAAGCGGACCGTCGAACGATCGCTGCGAGGCGTCACGACGGTGATCCATCTCGCCGCCGTGGCGAACGATCCGAGCTTCAACTCCGATCCGGCGCTGAGCCGCTCCATCAACATCGACTGCCTGCCACATCTCATGGAGAGCGCGAAGCGCCAGGGCTGCCGACGCTTCATCTACGCGTCTTCGGCGAGCGTCTACGGGATCAGCGACGAGCCGGTCGTCGACGAACGCCAGCCGTGCGTGCCGATTACCGACTACAACCGGTACAAGGCCGAGGGCGAGAACATCCTCTTCGGCCTGAGCTCGCCGTCTTTCGAAACGGTCGCGGTCAGGGCGGCGACCGTATGCGGCTGGTCGCCCCGGCAACGCCTGGACCTCACGGTGAACATCCTGACGGCGAGCGCGCTCGCGCGCGGCGAAATCACGGTCTTCGGCGGACGCCAGTACCGGCCCAACGTCCACGTCGGCGATCTCAGCCGGCTCTATACGACACTCGTCCGACGCGATTCTCTCGGCGCAGCCTGCGGGCGCGCCGTCAATGTCGGATACGAAAACCACACGGTGGCCGACATCGCGGCGCAAGTCAAAGACGTCGTCGACCGCTACTTCTCGGCGAACGTTCCGATCACGACGACCGCATCCGACGACGTGCGCTCGTACCGGCTCGACTCAAGCCTAGCGCGGCGGGAACTTGGCTTCGAGTTCGCGTACACCATCCGGGACGCCGTACTGGAAATATGCGATCAATGGCAATCGGGCTGGTTCCAGGACAGCGCCGACGTCCTGAGCGATCCGCGTTACCACAATCTCATCAACATGCGCGTTTCCGACTGGTCATTCGCGTCGCCTGCGGGCGGCCCATGCTGATCGTTTCCGACGGAAAACGACGCGAGATCGTGAGCGACCTCGATTCGGCGTCCTCCGCGTTCGTGTCGTGCGTGGCGACACTCGCCAATGCGTTCATCGGCGTGCGTCCGCACGTGCCCGGCGCCTCGGAGCGGAGCAAGCGGATCCAGTTGCTGGCGAGCGACGTCTACGCACCCGGCGTCGGCGTGTCGCGCGAGATTGCGTCGCTGCCGGCGCCGAGGATTCTTCACGTCTACGACGTCGACACCGGCGAGCCCGCGCGCCGTCCGGGCAGCGCGGCGGCGACCGTCGTGCTGTCGCTCGACCGCGCATCCGTGACGAGCGCCGAGCGCCTGCATGTCGGGGGAGCGACGTTCGAATTGACCGTGCGGCAGTTCGTCGACGCGCCGGACCGCGCGTCGGTCGCAACCGTCATCGAACTGCGCCGGACGGACGGCGGCGGCGACGCCCCGCGGCGATTGCGCCTCGATTACGGCATTGACGCGCTCGCGGTCAACGAGTACCTCGGCACGTCCTCTTGGCTGACGGCTCGTCACTACAATCTCGAACGATGCCATTGCGAAAGCGATGGCTTCAGCATCATCGCCGCCGTCGCCGGTCAAAGGCTCCGTTACGACGTGATCATCCGGCGCTCGCCGCCTTCCGCCAGCGCGTCCGCCACATGGGAGCATCCGGGGCCCGGCTGCACGATATCGACGACTTTCGATTTTTCCAATGCCGATCGCCATCGAATAGACGCGCATTGGAAACTATGTTCCGGCTCCGCGTCCTGGTCAATGCCGCAAACCGCGCCGCCGTTCGATCCGGCGGTCGCCGAAGACGTGCACCGGACCCGCTGGGCCGGATTCTGGGAAGATCATGGCGTGACGATCGAAGCGCGCGGCGAACCGGTCGAACTCGGCATACGATATGCCGTTTTCCAGCTCTTGCAGCACGGAATCGCATCGCATCGCCATCCGCGCGGATTCGTGTCACCGGCGCGCGGCTTGACGAGCACTTACCACTCCGGCGCCACATTCTTCGACACCGAACTGCACAAGTGCGTGTTCTGGATCTGGAACGATCCGCGCGTCGCTCGCGCGCTCATCGACTATCGATACCATCGCCTGGAGCAAGCGATCGAGTTCGCCAAATCGACCAGATTCTCCGGCGCTCGCTTCCCGGAGGCTTCGAACGACCGTGGAACCGAAAACGGGCCGCATTACGTGCTGTCGTATCCGGACGCGAAGACGACGCGGGAATGGAGCGTCGACGAAGTGCTGCACATCTCGGCTGACGTCTGCTACGCACTGCATTGCTACCGGGAAGTCACCGGCGACGACGCCTACATGACGACGCGCGGCTATCGCATCATCGCCGAATGCGCGAGATTTGCCGCATCCGCGTTCGAGTGGTCGGACTCGAAGCAGGCCTATGTCGTCAATTCGGTGATGGGCCCGGACGAATATCATTACCACGTCGACAATAGCTTTTTCACGAATTATCTGCTTAGATGGTGCATCAGGCTCGCCATCTCGTCGGCGGGACACGAAGCCTTCCCCGACGTGCCGAAAGCCGAGTTGGACGATTGGCTCGCGATCAGCGATCGCGTCTATCTGCCGTGGATGAGCGTCGGAGGCGTTTCCATTCCGGAAGAATTCGAAGGGTACGCGAAACTTCCCGATACGGAGCTCAGAATCACGAAGAAACGCGGCCCGCAATTCGTCGACGAATCGGAGCGAGAATCGGCGGAGGCGTTGCGGAATTTCACGTCCAAGATCGTGAAGCAGGCCGATGTCATCCTCCTCATGTCCTTGTTCCCGGACGACTTCCCGGCCGACGTCAAGCGGGCGGCATTCGCGTTCTACGAACCTCGCACGGTTCACGAATCGTCGCTCAGCTACGGCCCGCACGCGATGGTCGCCGCGGACATCGGCAAGACGAGCGACTGCGCCGACTTCATCGCCCGAGCAAGCCGCTACAACCTGGACTTCACGCCGACCGCGGACTACGGCAACGGGCTGCACCTGTCCGCCTATGCCGGCGCGTGGCAGGGTCTCGTCCAAGGCCTGGCCGGCTTGCGCATCGAACGCGGCAGGCTTTGTTTTCGACCGCGGCTGTCGCCGCATTGGGATGCGTATCGGTTCGCCGTCCATTTTCGAGGGCGACGGCTGAAAGTCACGGTTCCCGCGAACGGAACGGTCCGCGTCGAGTGCGACGGGAACGCGCTTCCGACCCAGCGCAGCGCCGATGGACGCGTCTATGTTCTTGGAGGAATCGAATGAGCTCACTCGCCGAGCGAGCGTCACCCTATCGCGTTGCGTTGCGCTTCTCGTCGTTTCGAAAACTGCTGATCGGGCAGGGGTTGTCGATGGCGGGCGACGCCGTCTGCCTGGCGGCGCTTCCCGTCGCGGTCATCCATGCCGGCTTCAGCGGCGAGATCTTCGGCGCGATCATGGCCGCCGTCGGAATCGGCACCGTCATCGGCGCAGCAGCCGGCGGCATGCTCGCGGACCGGAAGTCGCCCAAGCACGTCCTCATCGCCACGGACACAGCACGAGGCATCGCGCAGGTCGCCGCCGCGGCGTTCATCGTGTCGGGCGCGCCGTGGTGGAGCCTCGTGCTCGTCTATCTGGCGTTCGGCATCGGCATCGGCGTGTCGCGCCCGTGCACGCAAGTGCTGCTCGTCAATCTGCTTCCGAAGCACGCGCTTGTCGCCGGCAACGGCGCGATGCACTTCCTCGACAATCTCGTGGCCGTGATCTTTCCGGCCACGCTCGGCGTCGTGGTCATCCTGTGGGACCCGGTATGGGGCGTGCTGATCGACGGCCTTACGTTCTTCGGCGCCGCCTTTTATACCACCCTGTTGCCTGACAAAGGCAAGCTGGAATCCGACGACGAGTTCTCCATTCGCGAAGCGCTGAACGGCGTCACGGTGATCGCGGGCAACGCCGAGCTGTTCTTGGGATTCGCCGCCACGCTCGTCGTCAACGTGCTGTGCTTTCCGATCTTCCTCGTGGTCGCCCCCTATGCGGTCAGCGCCAGCTTCGGCGAAACCATGTGGGGCGTATGCCTCGCCTCGTCGGGACTCGGCGCGTGCATCGGCTCCGTCGTTACGGTGCTCGTCGCGGGCCATCGCCACCTAAAGCTGCTGGGGCTAGCTTGCGGGCTGCTCCTCGGCGGCGCGATGATCTTGCTCGGGATGGGCCAAGCGCCGTGGATGGCGGTGCTCGGCGCGACGTTCGTCGGCGTCGTCGAAGCTTCGTGGCTTACCGGATGGGCGACCGCCATGCAGACGCACTCGCCCGAAAAGGACCTCGGCAAGGTCGTGGCGGTCGACACCGTCGTGACGAGCGGCGTGCATCCGTTCATCTATCTCGGCGGCGGCCTCGTCGGCGAAGCGCTCGGCTATCCGCAAACGTTGACGATTGCCGCCGCGCTCAGCGCCGTCGGGACCGCCGTTATCGCGCTGATTGCCGTCAGACGAACATCGGGAGGAAACACGCAA harbors:
- a CDS encoding glycoside hydrolase family 3 protein, which produces MRKKSLVHFPVALAVTAALGACSSGDDDATIESRADAIVERMSIRQKVGQKIMMAFRYWCPDGQPTCTTGMTAFPDAARDALRENGIGGVILFSNNLTGIEQTRRLIDGIKAAPAADSPVGLLIGIDEEGGNVFRLPRVEATAFAGNMALGAAYEATKNDRLAYDMGRVLAAEIAAVGFNVNFAPDVDVNSNPLNPVINVRSFGDDPATISQLGRRMAQGMKSERVIGTFKHFPGHGDTDTDSHYGLPVVIKSRADAYAIDLAPYRQAIDAGEAPDMIMTAHIQYPSLDDTRVTTRTGEPMIAPATMSRRIQHDILRGEFGYRGVTITDALDMKGIADFFEEDDAVVKVFQADVDIALMPVEFRTAANAGRLTALVDRVAAAVESGRIDRAEFDRSVRRIVLMKLRNGITAADRGRPVDELASIGGPAHRAVERDIAQKSITLLRNENGTLPLQAQGRRIFILTPWGEQAEAMRRRFAELGHPLVTGAKLSAITWAEQQQAIDAADIVIVGTLSTGVTPVEHNGDPNARVAPPAAALMRQTAPANGQEEGSVIFDHVENADAAAGANLDAGARRSVLAVAVRSEAQQMRDAMDYAKARRKTVIHVTMRAPYDVISYDDVADATLATYAYYGYEGGLRGPSLPAVVDAMLGVERPVGRLPVAIHALNADGSTGPLRYPRGFGLQY
- a CDS encoding M15 family metallopeptidase; this translates as MLLSVFGATSAFADISRITAAQCANMHVERVINEHSPVQCERLKNVSFDYVNFDGQTQKGEVVVLDALAERVQTIFDTLYRMRFPLNRAVPIERYRGDDEASMNDNNTSAFNSRQKTGRDEWSVHAYGVAIDVNPHQNPYVSFGGDGSARVLPSSAAKTSMNRLDERPDKPVRPGMAERVVGVFASNGFLRWGGYWDDPIDYQHFEVGSRALVARMVDASPDDARRMFEQYVASYADCIARASHASHAAARAACVADALRE
- a CDS encoding aspartate aminotransferase family protein; this translates as MKREVDETRVGNVLAGWNHLAGIGPLQISNALGSRIQTCSGEWRDDYIMGWGSCFLGHDSPVIRESVTRAMSRGFLQQYETERHQLLSERFCAAVPCAEKLRLVNSGLEATMYATRIARAVTGKRLILKFEGHFHGLNDTLAWNIDSSPRSAAMLENGELERVAGTVGIPGELGQLTVPLPWNDLNAARNAFERYSGDVAGVILEPIALNIGCIRPDDGFLEGLRALATKHEALLIFDEVLTGFRSNLGGAQQALGVTPDIATYGKAFGCGMPIAGIAGKAEYMDVIAPRGPVQISGTNTGRYLAVSAALSVLEHLADGTIYRYVAALENRLESGLREVFDRHGIPCHIDGYGGRIGVHIGASERPRTMRDIERTYPVAFAHELFRRLSTEYRLYGFLMPLSYCPEPVTLSAAHTPQMIDDACERLDRALDELEYHAN
- a CDS encoding GNAT family N-acetyltransferase, with protein sequence MPTEKESTILVRRLEAADIQAVLRLVSQIDSPDDLTRSANLQFIRELECPGDEEARFVATHEGRIVGTMGCGPGPIPSKHVLWADWLIVDRDYRRRDIASLLYAEIEAFARSLEKNHMCLDIGNIDRERAAYVFHLRNGFQIVGQIPDYWGKFEHLNIMAKCLISQNRH
- a CDS encoding adenylyltransferase/cytidyltransferase family protein, producing the protein MQGLARSYRADGLIVGLCHGCFDIVHLGHIHHLQQASALVDRLFVSVTADEHVNKGPNRPIFPARVRAEFIASIRYCDHAIVNHSPTAESVISKLRPDVFFKGADYRSSSDPRINVERALVENNGGRMVLTDDAIMDSTSRIAHIILSESA
- a CDS encoding HAD family hydrolase, with translation MPTLLLLDLDGTLVDTPHYEAWRNAARRIGAEELTYPEYVTHIAGHPRVDGAARLLLLKKGRARANPRAAADSGALAKIKQREFLRLAAHTRLFDDALRLLERIEAAKQRVLFYTASRNAPGLFDAALRRAGKLFDPHAIVQQRRDQTKEALFLRLIGKHAPDSVTLVDDAPHAVDAACGLGIRACQIRRHAFEPAAADPRVTILPTLDALAVPINGFART
- a CDS encoding NAD-dependent epimerase/dehydratase family protein → MLVTGGAGYIGSRLVPRLLAAGHRVRVLDAQFFSNGLEQLGRHPRLDAIKGDIRDKRTVERSLRGVTTVIHLAAVANDPSFNSDPALSRSINIDCLPHLMESAKRQGCRRFIYASSASVYGISDEPVVDERQPCVPITDYNRYKAEGENILFGLSSPSFETVAVRAATVCGWSPRQRLDLTVNILTASALARGEITVFGGRQYRPNVHVGDLSRLYTTLVRRDSLGAACGRAVNVGYENHTVADIAAQVKDVVDRYFSANVPITTTASDDVRSYRLDSSLARRELGFEFAYTIRDAVLEICDQWQSGWFQDSADVLSDPRYHNLINMRVSDWSFASPAGGPC
- a CDS encoding glycosyl hydrolase family 65 protein — its product is MTIEARGEPVELGIRYAVFQLLQHGIASHRHPRGFVSPARGLTSTYHSGATFFDTELHKCVFWIWNDPRVARALIDYRYHRLEQAIEFAKSTRFSGARFPEASNDRGTENGPHYVLSYPDAKTTREWSVDEVLHISADVCYALHCYREVTGDDAYMTTRGYRIIAECARFAASAFEWSDSKQAYVVNSVMGPDEYHYHVDNSFFTNYLLRWCIRLAISSAGHEAFPDVPKAELDDWLAISDRVYLPWMSVGGVSIPEEFEGYAKLPDTELRITKKRGPQFVDESERESAEALRNFTSKIVKQADVILLMSLFPDDFPADVKRAAFAFYEPRTVHESSLSYGPHAMVAADIGKTSDCADFIARASRYNLDFTPTADYGNGLHLSAYAGAWQGLVQGLAGLRIERGRLCFRPRLSPHWDAYRFAVHFRGRRLKVTVPANGTVRVECDGNALPTQRSADGRVYVLGGIE
- a CDS encoding MFS transporter; protein product: MSSLAERASPYRVALRFSSFRKLLIGQGLSMAGDAVCLAALPVAVIHAGFSGEIFGAIMAAVGIGTVIGAAAGGMLADRKSPKHVLIATDTARGIAQVAAAAFIVSGAPWWSLVLVYLAFGIGIGVSRPCTQVLLVNLLPKHALVAGNGAMHFLDNLVAVIFPATLGVVVILWDPVWGVLIDGLTFFGAAFYTTLLPDKGKLESDDEFSIREALNGVTVIAGNAELFLGFAATLVVNVLCFPIFLVVAPYAVSASFGETMWGVCLASSGLGACIGSVVTVLVAGHRHLKLLGLACGLLLGGAMILLGMGQAPWMAVLGATFVGVVEASWLTGWATAMQTHSPEKDLGKVVAVDTVVTSGVHPFIYLGGGLVGEALGYPQTLTIAAALSAVGTAVIALIAVRRTSGGNTQ